The genomic segment CACGAAGACGTTGGCGCAACGCTCGGGTCGAGCGCCGGAAGCGGTGACCGGCCACAGCGGTCGGTTGCCAGAGACCCCGGCCTACGGCTCCTGGTTGCTCGGGCACGTCTCGGACAGTCAACTGCATCGACGCCGACGCACCCAAATTATCTTGGCCCTGCTCATCGTGGCGGCGAACCTGATCGGAATCGGCATCGCCCTGCTGTTGGTAACCGTCGGCGTCCGCACACCAAGCGTATTCGACGACGCACCGTTATGGATCACGGTCGTTGCCGTTCCGGCTTACTGCGTGCTGGCCATTGTCTTGGGCACCTATTGGATAACCCGCCGGAGCGTGCTCGCGCTGCGCTGGGCCATCGAGGAAGGCAAACCCAGTTCCGCCGACCAGCGCAACATTTTCCTGGCTCCATCGCGGGTGGCGATCGCCCACCTGATTCTCTGGGGAGTCGGGGCCGCGTTGTGTACGGGCCTCTACGGCCTGATCAACCGATTGTTCATTCCACGGTTCCTCTTTTCCGTGGGCGCTTCCGGCATCTTGGTTGCCACCGGGTGCTTCTTGGTGACGGAATTCGCGCTGCGGCCCCTGGCTGCGCAGGCACTCGCGGCGGGCCGGCCGCCCCGCCGGATAGCCGCGGGCATCATGGGCCGAATCATCATGGTGTGGCTGCTGGGTTCTGGCGTGCCCGTCGTCGGGATCGCTTTCATGACGATCGTCCAGACGTCGATGCGAAACCTCACCGAAACCCAGTTCGAGTTCAGAGTGCTGATCGTGTCGGTGGCGACGCTGGTCTTCGGTTTCGCCTTGATGTGGATCCTGGCCTGGACGACCGCAACGCCGGTGCGGGTGGTGTGCGCGGCGCTAGAGCGCGTCGAGCGTGGCAATCTGCGCGGCGACCTGGTGGTGTTCGACGGGACCGAACTCGGCGAACTACAAAGTGGTTTCAACACGATGGTCGCCGGCCTGCGGGAACGCGAACGCCTGCGCGACATTTTCGGCCGCCACGTGGGGCGCGAAGTCGCCGCGGCCGCCGAACGCGAGCGACCGCAGCTGGGCGGGGAGGAACGTCACGTCGCGGTCATATTCGTCGACATCATCGGGTCGACGCGGTTGGTGACCAGCCAACCTCCGGCCAAAGTGGTCGCATTGCTCAACCGGTTCTTCTCCATCATCGTCGAGGAAGTGGACCGCCATCGCGGGCTGGTCAACAAATTCGAGGGCGACGCGTCGCTGGCCATCTTCGGCGCCCCGAACCGCCTGGACTCGCCCGAGACCGAGGCGCTCGTCGCCGCGCGGACCATTGCCGACCGGCTGGCCGACGAACTACCCGAGTGTCGGGCGGGCATCGGTGTGGCGGCGGGCCAGGTTATCGCCGGCAATGTCGGCGCGCGAGAGCGGTTTGAATACACCGTGATCGGCGAGCCGGTCAACCAGGCGGCCCGATTGTGCGAACTGGCGAAAACCTATCCGCGCCGATTGCTCGCTTCGTCGGAAGCGCTGCGCGCGGCGAGCGAAACCGAATGCGCCCGTTGGTCTTTGGGTGAGACGGTGACACTTCGCGGATACGACCAGCCCACCCAGTTGGCCACGGCCCGGTGAGGCCGCTTCGAGGGCTGGTGGTCATGATTGCCCGCGCGAGAACACCACTGCGGTTGACGCGGCGCCGAACCGGGACGGGGGCCGCACGAACTGGATGCGCATCTGTGGGTCGGCTGCTCTGCCGAGGGCAATGAATGCGGAGCGGCTGTAGGACCGCAGCATGCTGATGGACCCGTCGTGCATCCAGGGGCCCGCTGACGGCAACGAGAACCGTACCGCCATCGGCGCCATCAACAGGATGTTCAGGATCAGTCCGAGCGGGGACCGACGTCCGATGTCGATGACCAGAAATCGCTTGCCGACCCGAGTGGCCTCGGCGATCGCCTTGCAGGCGGCACTCGGTGGCAGGTGGTGAAACGCCAGCGCGAACACGACGAGGTCGTAGCTGTCATCCGCGGCGGCAATCGCGGTGGCGTCGACCACCTCGGTGCGCACCCGCGGATGGGTGCCCAACTCGCCGGCAGAGATTTTCGCCACCGAGGTCGGGTCGAGATCGCTGATCGTTACCGTCGCCGTGGGGTGCAAGTCCAAGATCTTCGCGGACAACTGGCCGTGCCCGGCACCGATTTCCAGGATGCGCGGGTGGGCGATGTCGGCGACGGCGCTGAGCGCGATGCGGGCATTTTTCTCGTGCAGGCCGACGCAGGTGCCCATCCGGTCGAGAGCCGAGATCACTTTTTGCTTGACCTCATCGGAA from the Mycobacterium lentiflavum genome contains:
- a CDS encoding adenylate/guanylate cyclase domain-containing protein, yielding MRHTKTLAQRSGRAPEAVTGHSGRLPETPAYGSWLLGHVSDSQLHRRRRTQIILALLIVAANLIGIGIALLLVTVGVRTPSVFDDAPLWITVVAVPAYCVLAIVLGTYWITRRSVLALRWAIEEGKPSSADQRNIFLAPSRVAIAHLILWGVGAALCTGLYGLINRLFIPRFLFSVGASGILVATGCFLVTEFALRPLAAQALAAGRPPRRIAAGIMGRIIMVWLLGSGVPVVGIAFMTIVQTSMRNLTETQFEFRVLIVSVATLVFGFALMWILAWTTATPVRVVCAALERVERGNLRGDLVVFDGTELGELQSGFNTMVAGLRERERLRDIFGRHVGREVAAAAERERPQLGGEERHVAVIFVDIIGSTRLVTSQPPAKVVALLNRFFSIIVEEVDRHRGLVNKFEGDASLAIFGAPNRLDSPETEALVAARTIADRLADELPECRAGIGVAAGQVIAGNVGARERFEYTVIGEPVNQAARLCELAKTYPRRLLASSEALRAASETECARWSLGETVTLRGYDQPTQLATAR
- a CDS encoding class I SAM-dependent methyltransferase — protein: MNKLATPIEAIATMPRGGPDASWLDRLLQTQALEYTDRDDVSDEVKQKVISALDRMGTCVGLHEKNARIALSAVADIAHPRILEIGAGHGQLSAKILDLHPTATVTISDLDPTSVAKISAGELGTHPRVRTEVVDATAIAAADDSYDLVVFALAFHHLPPSAACKAIAEATRVGKRFLVIDIGRRSPLGLILNILLMAPMAVRFSLPSAGPWMHDGSISMLRSYSRSAFIALGRAADPQMRIQFVRPPSRFGAASTAVVFSRGQS